In one Bactrocera tryoni isolate S06 chromosome 5, CSIRO_BtryS06_freeze2, whole genome shotgun sequence genomic region, the following are encoded:
- the LOC120777809 gene encoding histone deacetylase HDAC1, with the protein MQSHSKKRVCYYYDSDIGNYYYGQGHPMKPHRIRMTHNLLLNYGLYRKMEIYRPHKATADEMTKFHSDEYVRFLRSIRPDNMSEYNKQMQRFNVGEDCPVFDGLYEFCQLSAGGSVAAAVKLNKQASEICINWGGGLHHAKKSEASGFCYVNDIVLGILELLKYHQRVLYIDIDVHHGDGVEEAFYTTDRVMTVSFHKYGEYFPGTGDLRDIGAGKGKYYAVNIPLRDGMDDEAYESIFVPIISKVMETFQPAAVVLQCGADSLTGDRLGCFNLTVKGHGKCVEFVKKYNLPFLMVGGGGYTIRNVSRCWTYETSVALGVEIANELPYNDYFEYFGPDFKLHISPSNMTNQNTSEYLEKIKNRLFENLRMLPHAPGVQIQSIPEDAINDESEDEDKVNKDERITQSDKDKRIDPDNEFSDSEDEGEGGRRDNRSYKGQRKRPRLEKDGKTTTENSDNKDDKDKMDTNEGEDAPKAEDSKKENNI; encoded by the exons atgcagTCACACAGCAAAAAGAGGGTTTGCTATTACTACGACA GTGATATCGGGAACTATTATTATGGGCAGGGCCATCCAATGAAACCCCATCGCATACGCATGACCCACAATTTGCTTCTAAACTATGGCCTCTATcgtaaaatggaaatttat CGACCGCATAAAGCAACAGCCGATGAAATGACGAAATTTCATTCAGATGAATACGTACGCTTTTTGCGTTCTATACGCCCCGACAACATGTCGGAATATAACAAACAAATGCAGCGATTCAATGTAGGCGAGGATTGTCCTGTATTTGATGGACTCTATGAGTTCTGCCAATTATCTGCAGGTGGATCGGTTGCTGCTGCAGTTAAGTTGAATAAACAAGCGTCAGAGATTTGTATTAACTGGGGCGGCGGTCTTCATCACGCCAAGAAATCTGAGGCTTCCGGCTTCTGCTATGTCAATGATATTGTGCTAGGTATTTTGGAACTTTTAAAATATCATCAACGCGTATTATACATTGATATCGATGTACATCATGGCGATGGTGTTGAGGAGGCCTTTTACACTACCGATCGCGTGATGACGGTGAGCTTCCATAAATACGGTGAATATTTTCCTGGCACTGGTGATTTGCGAGATATAGGTGCAGGTAAAGGCAAGTACTACGCAGTAAATATTCCACTGCGTGACGGCATGGATGACGAGGCGTACGAGTCGATATTTGTACCTATAATATCTAAGGTAATGGAAACCTTCCAACCGGCAGCTGTTGTACTACAGTGTGGAGCTGATTCCTTAACAGGTGACCGTCTTGGCTGTTTCAACTTGACTGTTAAGGGTCACGGAAAGTGTGtggaatttgtgaaaaaatataatttgccTTTCCTCATGGTCGGAGGTGGAGGTTACACCATTCGTAATGTGTCAAGATGTTGGACGTATGAAACGTCAGTTGCACTCGGTGTTGAAATAGCTAACGAACTGCCGTAcaatgattattttgaatatttcggACCTGATTTCAAATTGCATATTAGTCCGAGTAATATGACCAATCAAAATACATCAGAgtatttagaaaaaatcaaaaatag GCTATTTGAAAATCTGCGTATGCTGCCGCATGCTCCTGGGGTACAAATCCAGAGCATACCAGAGGATGCAATAAATGATGAATCTGAAGATGAAGACAAAGTGAACAAAGATGAACGAATAACTCAGAGCGACAAAGATAAGCGCATTGACCCTGACAATGAGTTCTCAGATTCAGAAGATGAAGGAGAGGGAGGTCGTCGTGACAATCGTTCATATAAAGGCCAACGCAAACGGCCACGTCTTGAAAAGGAtggcaaaacaacaacagaaaattcCGACAATAAAGATGATAAGGATAAAA TGGACACAAATGAAGGCGAGGATGCTCCTAAAGCTGAAGACTCGAAGAAAGAAAACAACATATGA